In the Taeniopygia guttata chromosome 12, bTaeGut7.mat, whole genome shotgun sequence genome, one interval contains:
- the TXNRD3 gene encoding thioredoxin reductase 3 (The RefSeq protein has 3 substitutions compared to this genomic sequence), translating into MPPPPGQTRLPDWDGLKLRVRTLIASHRVMIFSKSYCPYCNKVKELFNSLHVEYYALELDVIDDGASIQQVLAELTNQRTVPNVFVNGTHIGGCDATFQAYKDGSLQKLLGDNQITEPYEYDLIIIGGGSGGLACSKEAAALGKKVMVLDYVVPTPLGTSWGLGGTCVNVGCIPKKLMHQAALLGQALQDSRKYGWQYEEQVKHNWETMVEAIQNYIGSLNWGYRVSLREKSVTYLNSYGEFVEPHKIKATNRKGQVTYHTAETFVVATGERPRYLGIPGDKEFCITSDDLFSLPYCPGKTLVVGASYVALECAGFLAGLGLDVTVMVRSILLRGFDQEMAEKVGAYMETHGVKFIRKFVPVQVEQLEQGMPGRLKVTAKSTEGPETLEEEYNTVLLAVGRDACTRNIGLQTIGVKINEKNGKVPVNDEERTNVPYVYAIGDILDGKLELTPVAIQAGRLLAQRLYGGSSKKCDYINVPTTVFTPLEYGSCGYPEEKAISEYGEQNLEVYHTLFWPLEWTVPGRDNNTCYAKIICNKQDNNRVIGLHVLGPNAGEVTQGFAAAIKCGLTKELLDETIGIHPTCAEVFTTMDITKSSGQDITQKGCUG; encoded by the exons GTGAAGGAACTCTTCAACTCCTTGCATGTGGAGTACTATGCTCTGGAACTGGATGTAATTG ATGATGGAGCCAGTATTCAACAAGTATTGGCAGAGCTGACCAACCAGAGGACAGTGCCTAATGTATTTGTGAATGGAACTCACATTGGTGGCTGTGATGCAACGTTTCAG gcTTATAAGGATGGATCGCTGCAGAAACTCCTTGGCGACAACCAAATTACAGAACCCTATGAATATGATCTCATTATTATTGGTGGTGGCTCAGGTGGACTTGCATGTTCTAAG GAAGCTGCTGCCTTGGGAAAGAAAGTAATGGTATTAGATTATGTTGTTCCAACACCTCTTGGAACCTCATGGG GACTTGGTGGCACGTGTGTAAATGTAGGTTGCATTCCTAAAAAGCTGATGCATCAAGCAGCACTTCTGGGTCAGGCACTCCAAGATTCAAGGAAGTATGGGTGGCAGTATGAAGAACAAG TTAAACACAACTGGGAGACCATGGTAGAAGCAATTCAGAACTACATTGGTTCTTTAAACTGGGGCTATCGAGTGTCTTTGAGAGAGAAGTCTGTGACATACCTCAATTCTTACGGAGAATTTGTGGAACCACACAAAATTAAG GCAACTAACAGAAAAGGACAAGTAACCTATCACACAGCAGAGACTTTTGTGGTGGCTACAGGAGAAAGGCCAAGATACCTGGGTATCCCTGGAGATAAAGAGTTCTGCATTACAAG TGATGACCTCTTCTCCCTGCCTTACTGCCCTGGCAAGACTCTGGTTGTGGGTGCTTCCTACGTGGCTCTGGAGTGCGCAGGGTTTCTGGCTGGCCTGGGTCTGGATGTCACTGTGATGGTGCGTTCCATTCTTCTGCGGGGTTTTGACCaagaaatggcagaaaaagTCGGAGCCTACATGGAAACACACGGCGTgaagttcatcaggaagtttgTACCTGTTCAG GTTGAGCAGCTGGAGCAAGGAATGCCTGGAAGACTGAAAGTGACAGCAAAGTCTACTGAAGGACAAGAAATCCTTGAAGAAGAATATAACACT gttttgcTAGCCGTTGGTCGTGATGCATGTACCAGGAATATTGGTTTACAGACAATCGGTGTCAAAATCAATGAGAA gaatGGGAAAGTCCCTGTAAATGATGAAGAACGAACCAATGTGCCTTATGTTTATGCGATTGGGGATATCCTGGATGGAAAGCTTGAGCTTACTCCAGTTGCCATTCAGGCAGGGAGGCTGCTGGCCCAAAGGCTGTATGGGGGTAGTTCCAAAAAG tgtgACTATATCAATGTACCAACAACAGTGTTTACCCCTTTAGAGTATGGCAGCTGTGGGTATCCTGAAGAAAAAGCCATCAGTGAATATGGAGAGCAAAACTTGGAG GTTTATCACACTTTGTTCTGGCCACTTGAATGGACAGTGCCTGGCAGAGATAACAATACCTGTTATGCAAAGATTATCTGCAATAAACAGGACAAT AATCGTGTGATAGGACTACATGTTCTTGGACCCAATGCTGGTGAAGTTACCCAAGGTTTTGCTGCTGCAATCAAATGTGGTCTCACCAAAGAATTACTTGATGAAACCATTGGTATCCATCCTACTTGTGCAGAG GTGTTCACTACAATGGATATTACCAAATCTTCTGGGCAGGACATCACTCAGAAGGGCTGCTGAGGTTAA